One window of the Thermasporomyces composti genome contains the following:
- a CDS encoding DUF3048 domain-containing protein, with translation MNRYRLPAILAVAAAVAATACSAQAVPRVMGSPVASPTAEPEPARTATPTATSPTPRRTAPARTSTPAPISPFTGLPGDHREPVLAVKFDNVRAARPHTGLADADIVYIEPVEGGLGRILAIFSSKRPELIGPIRSARESDLELLRQFGEPAFAYSGAHSRVLPIIGRAPVHDVSPAHAGSAYLRGSTRPAPHNLYARTGELLEKAPKASVAKDIGFRFGPAPAGGRPATEHTVDYPAFQVSFHWSTSDRRWTVSMDGEPLESASGPAPQASTVVVQYTSIRPSRFSDKLGNNTPYTESVGAGRALVLRDGRAYDARWSRPSPTSGTTFETETGEPLTFAPGQVWVVFAKA, from the coding sequence ATGAATCGATATCGCCTCCCCGCGATCCTGGCGGTCGCAGCAGCGGTCGCGGCCACCGCCTGCTCGGCCCAGGCGGTCCCACGGGTGATGGGCTCGCCCGTGGCATCGCCGACAGCCGAGCCCGAGCCCGCCAGGACAGCCACCCCGACCGCGACCTCTCCGACTCCACGACGAACCGCGCCCGCCCGGACGTCGACGCCGGCACCGATCTCGCCGTTCACCGGGCTTCCCGGCGATCACCGCGAACCCGTCCTCGCGGTGAAGTTCGACAACGTGCGGGCGGCTCGACCGCATACCGGTCTGGCGGACGCCGACATCGTCTACATCGAGCCCGTCGAGGGTGGCCTCGGACGCATCCTGGCGATCTTCTCGTCCAAGCGCCCCGAGCTGATCGGGCCGATCCGCAGTGCCCGTGAATCCGACCTGGAACTGCTCCGCCAGTTCGGTGAGCCAGCGTTCGCCTACTCAGGGGCGCACAGCAGGGTGCTTCCCATCATCGGGCGCGCGCCCGTCCACGACGTCTCGCCCGCGCACGCCGGATCGGCGTACCTGCGGGGCAGCACACGTCCCGCGCCGCACAACCTGTACGCCAGGACCGGGGAGCTGCTCGAGAAGGCGCCGAAGGCGAGCGTCGCGAAGGACATCGGCTTCCGGTTCGGCCCGGCCCCGGCTGGCGGCCGGCCCGCCACCGAGCACACCGTCGACTACCCGGCGTTCCAGGTGAGCTTCCACTGGTCGACCTCTGACCGGCGCTGGACCGTCTCCATGGACGGTGAGCCGCTGGAGTCGGCCTCCGGGCCGGCGCCGCAGGCCTCGACGGTCGTGGTGCAGTACACCTCGATCCGTCCGTCTCGGTTCAGCGACAAGCTGGGGAACAACACCCCCTACACCGAATCCGTCGGCGCTGGCCGCGCTCTGGTGCTCCGGGATGGGCGCGCGTACGACGCGCGGTGGTCCCGCCCCAGCCCCACGTCCGGCACGACGTTCGAGACCGAGACAGGCGAACCACTGACCTTCGCGCCAGGTCAGGTCTGGGTGGTCTTCGCCAAGGCCTGA
- a CDS encoding LLM class F420-dependent oxidoreductase: protein MTPRFGVFVPQGWRMDLVEIADPIEQYEAMTAVAKAADAGPWDSIWVYDHFHTVPEPTHNTTFECWTITSTLVRDTQRVHVGQMVGCNGYRHPALFAKMASTVDVASHGRLYAGIGAGWYEHEWKAYGYPWPELKDRMGAFREAVEIIYRMWTEDEPVFHGKYYSIDKPINEPKGVRKPHPSFWIGGGGEKVTLKLVAQYGNAANFGGGDPEAFKHKASVLRAHCEKLGRDYTEIIKSTSINVFPIPAGADPEKATAKARGRMSFEQLAKSSIVGTPDEIAARVEALLEAGSDYIITYIPGVAYDHEPLHRFAEEIIPRFS from the coding sequence ATGACGCCACGTTTCGGTGTGTTCGTACCGCAGGGCTGGCGGATGGACCTGGTCGAGATCGCTGACCCGATCGAGCAGTACGAGGCGATGACCGCGGTCGCGAAGGCCGCGGACGCTGGGCCGTGGGACTCGATCTGGGTCTACGACCACTTCCACACCGTCCCTGAGCCGACGCACAACACCACCTTCGAGTGCTGGACGATCACCTCGACGCTGGTGCGTGACACCCAACGGGTCCACGTCGGCCAGATGGTGGGCTGCAACGGGTACCGGCACCCGGCCCTGTTCGCGAAGATGGCGTCGACGGTCGACGTGGCCAGCCATGGACGTCTCTACGCCGGCATCGGCGCCGGATGGTACGAGCACGAGTGGAAGGCCTACGGCTACCCGTGGCCGGAGCTGAAGGACCGGATGGGTGCCTTCCGTGAAGCCGTCGAGATCATCTACCGGATGTGGACCGAGGACGAGCCGGTCTTCCACGGCAAGTACTACTCCATCGACAAGCCGATCAACGAGCCGAAGGGCGTTCGCAAGCCCCACCCGTCGTTCTGGATCGGTGGTGGTGGCGAGAAGGTGACGTTGAAGCTCGTCGCCCAGTACGGGAACGCGGCCAACTTCGGCGGCGGTGACCCGGAGGCGTTCAAGCACAAGGCGTCGGTGCTGCGCGCCCACTGCGAGAAGCTGGGCCGCGACTACACCGAGATCATCAAGTCCACCAGCATCAACGTCTTTCCGATTCCGGCTGGGGCCGACCCGGAGAAGGCGACCGCGAAGGCCCGCGGGCGGATGAGCTTCGAACAGCTGGCGAAGTCGTCCATCGTGGGAACGCCTGACGAGATCGCGGCACGGGTGGAGGCCTTGCTCGAAGCCGGCTCGGACTACATCATCACCTACATTCCGGGCGTGGCCTACGACCACGAACCGCTCCACCGGTTCGCCGAGGAGATCATTCCGCGATTCAGCTGA